In Gemmata obscuriglobus, a single genomic region encodes these proteins:
- a CDS encoding TIGR02996 domain-containing protein gives MSGALAGDFRDYIVAHIDEDTPRLAYADWLQEQGRDERAEFIRVQVERAQLPTWHPAQVRLALRERTLIERYGEEWLAELPVIEGARWEGFRRGIVAEVSFASFEAMRKNAHACRAAAPVEAVTVRWPRRREGGRTVNPIAELRELTLTGNPDYDAFEWVAGSPQLATLRGLTARSLWGASLGVLAGSPHLANLKSLCLPSNNLGNEGIFGLAKAVTLSALEELDFSSQSRHERYIHDPVIRAAGMGALIGWSGLATVRALTLNGNDVSRDGLRALLRSPHVAGLKHLSLRDGQLDGQAMAEFDSARPDLRLETLDLGQNVLQNVGAEYVALAPCLCELKALRLDRCEVRLTGARVLAKKAAFLDGLRLLDIGHNHFGPAGLGALLERPPAALHTLRVRDNDLTAEGAELLAAAPASDTLLELDLCRNRLGARAVRALGEAEHLRGLLVLRLADNPIRARDAEALAASPLGRRLAVLELEAPEPDGPGADQLEPDEPDTDEPIPF, from the coding sequence ATGAGCGGTGCGCTGGCCGGCGACTTTCGCGACTACATTGTCGCGCACATCGACGAGGACACGCCGCGCCTCGCCTACGCCGACTGGCTCCAGGAGCAAGGGCGGGACGAGCGGGCCGAGTTCATCCGGGTGCAGGTCGAGCGGGCGCAACTTCCCACCTGGCACCCGGCGCAGGTGCGCCTGGCCCTGCGCGAGCGCACGCTGATCGAGCGGTACGGCGAGGAGTGGCTCGCGGAGCTGCCGGTCATTGAGGGCGCGCGGTGGGAGGGGTTCCGCCGGGGCATCGTCGCCGAGGTGTCGTTCGCCAGCTTCGAGGCGATGCGGAAGAACGCCCACGCGTGTCGGGCCGCGGCCCCGGTCGAGGCGGTCACCGTCCGCTGGCCGCGCCGCCGCGAGGGCGGCCGGACCGTGAATCCGATCGCCGAGCTGCGCGAACTCACCCTCACCGGGAACCCCGATTACGACGCGTTCGAGTGGGTGGCCGGGTCCCCGCAACTGGCCACCCTTCGCGGGCTGACGGCCCGCAGCCTGTGGGGCGCTTCGCTCGGGGTGCTGGCCGGCTCGCCCCACCTGGCGAACCTGAAATCGCTTTGCCTGCCGTCGAACAATCTCGGCAACGAGGGGATCTTCGGTCTGGCGAAAGCGGTCACCTTGTCCGCTCTCGAGGAGCTGGACTTTTCCTCGCAGAGCCGGCACGAGCGGTACATTCACGACCCGGTCATCCGGGCGGCCGGGATGGGGGCGCTCATCGGCTGGTCCGGCCTGGCTACCGTGCGGGCGCTGACCCTGAACGGGAACGACGTGAGCCGGGACGGCCTGAGGGCCTTGCTGCGCTCGCCGCACGTCGCGGGGTTGAAGCACCTGTCTTTACGCGACGGGCAACTGGACGGTCAGGCGATGGCGGAGTTCGATTCCGCGCGTCCGGACCTTCGACTGGAAACGCTGGACCTCGGCCAGAACGTGCTTCAAAACGTCGGCGCGGAGTACGTCGCGCTGGCCCCGTGTTTGTGCGAACTGAAGGCCCTTCGGCTCGACCGGTGCGAGGTTCGGCTCACCGGCGCCCGCGTGCTCGCGAAGAAGGCCGCGTTCCTCGACGGGCTGCGGCTGCTGGACATCGGTCACAACCACTTTGGCCCGGCCGGGCTCGGCGCGCTCTTGGAGCGCCCGCCGGCGGCGCTCCACACCCTCCGGGTGCGCGACAACGACCTCACGGCCGAGGGGGCCGAGCTGCTGGCCGCGGCACCGGCGTCGGACACCCTGCTGGAACTAGACCTGTGTCGGAACCGGCTGGGCGCACGTGCGGTGCGGGCGCTGGGGGAGGCCGAGCACTTGCGGGGTTTGTTGGTGTTACGCCTCGCCGACAATCCGATCCGGGCGCGGGACGCCGAGGCGCTGGCCGCGTCCCCACTCGGCCGGCGTTTGGCCGTACTGGAATTGGAAGCTCCGGAGCCGGACGGGCCGGGCGCCGACCAACTGGAGCCGGACGAGCCGGATACGGACGAGCCGATTCCGTTCTGA
- a CDS encoding FAD-binding and (Fe-S)-binding domain-containing protein — MDFATARRDSLVRYLRRHVSGEVRFDDTSRHLYSTDASHYQVRPLGVVLPRTIDDLTVTVQIAAELNVPITARGGGTSLSGQSIGPGIVIDCSKHLNAIGELDVSGRRVRVQPGVVLDHLNRALAPHGLMFGPDVATASRATLGGMIGNNSAGARSVVYRQTVDHVRSLTAVLADGTRAEFGPLSELEHERKMELRTLEGEAYRTADRVVRGCANEIRARTPDIVRKVSGYNLAALVKEPRSLVPLLVGSEGTLAVTAEAELALVPRPKHRGLLVPQFASLGAALDALQACLELGPSAVELMDRMLIDLAREQRSLKDTMAAVRGRPEALLMVEFSADDASDVSYRVHELQRRLGACAGLTAVVPALDPGVRDPLWALRSSAVPLLYGMPSDAKPVTFCEDTAVRPERLPEFAARFREIFHRHGTDGAFYGHASVGCLHIRPVLNIHEASGLAAMRKIMEDVTDLVLEFGGSLSGEHGDGLVRSEWNRKMFGPVVYDAFRHIKRGFDPGNVLNPGKIVDAPAMEADMRVPPGKVPATDPPTVLDFSRQGGFFRSVELCNGAGVCRKTQGGAMCPSYRATKDEQDTTRARANALRLALTNDPPRSRHAPIGQRWILDVMDLCLSCKACKSECPSNVDLAKLKAEFLQAYYARRPRPLGHLLVKHVHRLSPLAARFAGLNNWLARRPLVRRAIEDLAGIDRRRSLPEWHNHHFRKWFTRRTEYGKRESGTRDARRVVLLDDCFTTYQEPHIGRAAVTVLERAGYTVELAGICCGRAMISKGFLTEARALARDGIAKLDHFASKGIPILGLEPSCLLSLADEWPELVPGAAAKRVAGAAEMADAWLARQARDNGLELAAPTFAGKALLHPHCHQKALVGSKGTQDALRLIHGLNLTTLDAGCCGMAGAFGYEKQHYDISVKIANLELVPALDANPDAVVVATGTSCRHQIRDLTGRIARHPLEMLVGGE, encoded by the coding sequence ATGGACTTCGCGACCGCACGCCGGGACTCGCTGGTCCGCTACCTCCGCCGGCACGTCAGCGGCGAGGTGCGGTTCGACGACACCTCCCGCCACCTCTACTCCACCGACGCCAGCCACTACCAGGTGCGCCCGCTCGGGGTCGTGCTGCCGCGGACCATCGACGATCTGACGGTGACGGTGCAGATCGCCGCGGAGCTGAACGTCCCGATCACCGCCCGCGGCGGCGGGACCAGCCTGTCGGGCCAGAGCATCGGGCCGGGCATCGTCATCGACTGCTCGAAGCACCTCAACGCGATCGGCGAGCTCGACGTTTCCGGCCGCCGCGTCCGCGTTCAGCCGGGGGTGGTGCTGGACCACCTGAACCGGGCGCTGGCGCCGCACGGGCTGATGTTCGGTCCCGATGTCGCGACCGCCAGCCGCGCCACCCTCGGCGGGATGATTGGGAACAACTCCGCCGGCGCCCGGTCGGTGGTGTACCGCCAGACCGTCGATCACGTGCGGTCGCTCACGGCGGTGCTCGCCGACGGCACCCGGGCCGAGTTCGGCCCGCTGTCCGAACTCGAGCACGAGCGCAAGATGGAGTTGCGCACGCTTGAAGGCGAAGCTTACCGCACCGCGGACCGTGTCGTCCGCGGGTGCGCGAACGAGATCCGTGCCCGCACGCCGGACATCGTGCGGAAGGTGTCCGGGTACAACCTCGCGGCCCTTGTTAAAGAGCCGCGCTCGCTGGTCCCTCTGTTGGTAGGCAGCGAGGGCACGCTGGCGGTCACCGCGGAGGCTGAACTCGCGCTGGTCCCGCGCCCCAAGCACCGCGGGCTGCTGGTGCCGCAGTTCGCGTCGCTCGGCGCGGCCCTCGACGCGCTTCAGGCGTGCCTGGAACTCGGCCCGTCCGCCGTCGAGTTGATGGACCGGATGCTGATCGACCTCGCCCGCGAACAGCGTTCCCTCAAGGACACGATGGCCGCGGTCCGGGGCCGCCCGGAAGCGCTCCTGATGGTCGAGTTCAGCGCCGACGACGCCTCCGACGTGTCGTACCGCGTCCACGAACTCCAGCGCCGGCTGGGCGCCTGCGCCGGCCTCACCGCGGTCGTCCCGGCACTGGACCCGGGGGTCCGCGATCCCCTTTGGGCGCTCCGGAGTTCGGCCGTCCCTCTGCTCTACGGGATGCCGAGCGACGCCAAACCGGTCACGTTCTGCGAGGACACGGCGGTGCGCCCCGAGCGCCTCCCGGAGTTCGCGGCGCGGTTCCGCGAGATCTTCCACCGGCACGGCACCGACGGCGCGTTCTACGGCCACGCGAGCGTCGGGTGCCTGCACATCCGCCCGGTGCTCAACATCCACGAGGCGAGCGGGCTCGCCGCCATGCGGAAGATCATGGAGGACGTGACCGACCTCGTGCTCGAGTTCGGCGGCAGCCTGAGCGGCGAGCACGGCGACGGGCTGGTGCGGAGCGAGTGGAACCGCAAGATGTTCGGGCCGGTGGTGTATGATGCGTTCCGTCACATCAAGCGCGGGTTCGACCCCGGCAACGTGCTCAACCCCGGCAAGATCGTGGACGCGCCGGCGATGGAAGCGGACATGCGCGTCCCGCCCGGAAAGGTGCCCGCAACCGACCCGCCCACGGTGCTCGATTTCTCCAGACAGGGCGGGTTCTTCCGCAGTGTGGAGTTGTGTAACGGGGCCGGCGTGTGTCGCAAGACGCAGGGCGGCGCGATGTGCCCGAGCTACCGCGCCACCAAGGACGAACAGGACACCACCCGCGCCCGCGCCAACGCCCTGCGCCTGGCACTCACCAACGACCCGCCCCGCAGCCGGCACGCCCCGATCGGACAGCGGTGGATTCTGGACGTAATGGACCTGTGCCTCTCGTGCAAGGCGTGTAAGTCCGAGTGCCCGAGCAACGTCGACCTGGCGAAGCTGAAGGCCGAATTCCTTCAGGCGTACTACGCGCGGCGCCCGCGCCCGCTGGGGCACCTGCTGGTGAAGCACGTTCACCGGTTGAGCCCGCTCGCGGCCCGCTTCGCGGGGCTGAACAACTGGCTCGCGCGGCGACCGCTCGTTCGGCGCGCGATCGAAGATCTCGCCGGCATCGACCGCCGGCGTAGCCTCCCCGAGTGGCACAACCACCACTTCCGGAAGTGGTTCACCCGGCGAACGGAATACGGCAAACGCGAGAGCGGTACGCGGGACGCTCGCCGGGTCGTCCTGCTCGACGACTGTTTCACCACGTACCAGGAGCCTCACATCGGGCGTGCCGCGGTCACGGTTCTGGAGCGCGCCGGGTACACGGTCGAACTGGCGGGCATCTGCTGCGGCCGGGCGATGATCTCGAAGGGGTTCCTCACCGAGGCCCGCGCCTTGGCTCGCGACGGCATCGCCAAACTCGACCACTTCGCGTCCAAGGGGATACCGATTCTCGGACTGGAACCGAGTTGCCTCCTGTCCCTCGCCGACGAGTGGCCGGAGCTGGTGCCCGGCGCCGCGGCCAAACGTGTCGCGGGAGCCGCCGAAATGGCCGACGCGTGGCTCGCCCGACAGGCCCGCGACAACGGGCTCGAACTCGCCGCCCCGACCTTCGCGGGCAAGGCGCTGCTGCACCCGCACTGCCACCAAAAGGCGCTCGTCGGTTCCAAGGGCACTCAGGACGCTCTGCGTTTGATTCACGGGCTTAACCTCACCACTCTCGACGCGGGATGCTGCGGAATGGCCGGCGCCTTCGGGTACGAGAAACAGCACTACGACATCAGCGTGAAAATCGCGAACCTCGAACTGGTGCCCGCGCTCGACGCGAACCCCGACGCGGTCGTCGTTGCGACGGGCACATCGTGCCGCCACCAGATCCGCGACCTCACCGGGCGGATCGCACGGCACCCGCTCGAAATGTTGGTTGGCGGGGAATGA
- a CDS encoding DUF885 domain-containing protein, with the protein MSRVAFLLLVPLGAVLMITPADVPAAQPAAEDVRLKNLFQTYLDEEFRRHPAFATQQGSHEFDDQLDDLSPEARAKDIGRTKALLDSLAKDIDFKKLSRGAQIDYEIWTHSLRYALWSSENDNRFEYDPRTYGEFISDSVFILLTQSTLPRERNVENAAKRIAHIPKVVAAAKASLKNPPKILTEVTIKRNLGAISFYEKDIYEFAKETPGTEPLATPCKAAVKALKDYQEWLEKELLPKSTGEWRLGKEKFAKKLELELDAGLTADEVVKIAEAEADRVEQEMYYVAKQLWSKLFTDKPLPPDDKAGRRATIKAALDELGKDHGKPDTLVEDARKTVAAIKDFIRAKKILTLPEPDNCQIIAMPEFQRGFSAAYLNPAPPLDPKANSLYAVAPPPKDWPPARQETFFREYNSAMLQILTVHEAYPGHYVQLAYSNRHPSLVRKVLWSGSFAEGWAVYTEQMMLDQGYGDGDLSLRLHQLKFYIRAVLNAILDHKMHCANLTDEEALELLVGRGFQTEAEAVGKIARAKQSSTQLSTYFVGRTAFYRLRQNVQRKRGDTFDLGKFHEDVLSHGTLPVKYLPELVK; encoded by the coding sequence ATGTCGCGCGTTGCGTTCCTGTTACTGGTTCCCCTGGGGGCCGTTCTCATGATTACCCCCGCCGACGTACCAGCCGCCCAACCGGCTGCGGAAGACGTGCGGCTCAAGAACCTCTTTCAAACCTACCTGGACGAGGAGTTTCGGCGGCACCCGGCGTTCGCCACGCAGCAGGGCAGCCACGAGTTTGACGACCAACTCGACGACCTCTCGCCGGAGGCCCGCGCGAAGGACATCGGCCGCACCAAGGCGCTGCTCGACTCGCTCGCCAAGGACATCGACTTCAAGAAGCTGTCGCGCGGCGCGCAGATCGATTACGAGATCTGGACCCACAGCCTCCGCTACGCGCTGTGGTCGAGCGAGAACGACAACCGCTTCGAGTACGACCCGCGGACGTATGGTGAGTTCATTTCCGACAGCGTGTTCATTCTTCTGACACAATCGACGCTGCCGCGCGAGCGGAACGTCGAGAACGCGGCGAAGCGCATCGCGCACATTCCGAAGGTGGTCGCGGCCGCGAAGGCGAGCTTGAAGAACCCGCCGAAGATCCTCACCGAGGTGACGATCAAACGCAACCTGGGCGCGATCAGCTTCTACGAGAAGGACATTTACGAGTTCGCCAAGGAAACGCCCGGGACCGAACCCCTTGCCACCCCGTGCAAGGCGGCGGTCAAGGCGCTCAAGGACTACCAGGAGTGGCTCGAGAAGGAACTGCTGCCGAAATCGACGGGCGAGTGGCGGCTCGGGAAGGAGAAGTTCGCGAAGAAGCTCGAACTGGAACTCGACGCCGGACTGACCGCCGACGAGGTGGTCAAGATCGCCGAAGCCGAGGCCGACCGCGTCGAGCAGGAAATGTACTACGTAGCCAAGCAGTTGTGGAGCAAGTTGTTCACAGACAAGCCGCTCCCTCCCGATGATAAGGCTGGGCGCCGCGCCACGATCAAAGCCGCCCTCGACGAACTCGGGAAGGACCACGGCAAACCGGACACGTTGGTGGAGGACGCGAGGAAGACCGTCGCAGCGATCAAGGACTTCATCCGCGCGAAGAAGATCCTGACGCTGCCCGAGCCGGACAACTGCCAGATCATCGCGATGCCCGAGTTCCAGCGGGGATTCTCGGCCGCATACCTTAACCCGGCGCCGCCGCTGGACCCGAAGGCGAACAGCCTTTACGCCGTGGCGCCGCCGCCGAAGGACTGGCCGCCGGCGCGTCAGGAGACGTTCTTCCGCGAGTACAACTCCGCGATGCTCCAGATCCTGACGGTCCACGAGGCGTACCCGGGGCACTACGTGCAGCTCGCGTACTCGAACCGTCACCCGTCCCTGGTGCGCAAGGTGCTGTGGTCGGGGTCGTTCGCGGAGGGTTGGGCGGTCTACACCGAACAGATGATGCTCGACCAGGGCTACGGGGACGGTGACCTGTCGCTCCGCTTGCACCAACTCAAGTTCTACATCCGCGCCGTGCTGAACGCGATCCTCGATCACAAGATGCACTGCGCGAACCTGACCGACGAGGAGGCGCTGGAGTTGCTGGTGGGGCGCGGGTTCCAGACGGAAGCGGAGGCGGTGGGTAAGATCGCCCGCGCGAAGCAGAGCAGCACGCAGCTTTCGACCTACTTCGTGGGCCGGACCGCCTTCTACCGCCTGCGCCAGAACGTGCAGCGGAAGCGGGGCGACACGTTCGATCTGGGCAAGTTCCACGAGGACGTGCTGAGCCACGGCACGCTTCCGGTGAAATACCTGCCAGAACTGGTGAAGT
- a CDS encoding macro domain-containing protein codes for MIHEVSGDITLTKAQAIAHGVAPDDHFDHDLALALREKWPVMVKDFRHYCRQCHPQPGELWEWGGVGGVRVFNLLTQTEHGHGGHPGPATEATVNHCLRRLRHELEKHAVKSLAIPKIGTGVGGLTWEHVKPLVEQHLGDLKIPIFVYTTYHKGQQAEETGA; via the coding sequence ATGATTCACGAAGTGTCCGGTGACATCACGCTCACAAAAGCTCAGGCGATCGCACACGGGGTTGCTCCCGACGATCACTTCGACCACGACCTCGCGCTGGCCCTGCGGGAAAAATGGCCGGTGATGGTGAAGGACTTCCGGCACTACTGCCGGCAGTGTCACCCGCAGCCCGGCGAACTGTGGGAGTGGGGCGGCGTGGGTGGCGTGCGTGTGTTCAACCTGCTCACCCAGACCGAGCACGGGCACGGCGGGCACCCGGGGCCGGCGACCGAGGCGACTGTGAACCACTGCCTGCGCCGGTTGCGCCACGAGTTGGAGAAGCACGCGGTCAAGAGCCTCGCCATTCCGAAGATCGGAACCGGCGTGGGCGGGCTCACGTGGGAGCATGTGAAGCCCCTCGTGGAGCAACACCTTGGGGATCTGAAAATCCCGATTTTCGTCTACACGACCTACCACAAGGGGCAGCAGGCAGAAGAAACCGGCGCGTGA
- the dcuC gene encoding C4-dicarboxylate transporter DcuC, with protein sequence MTFAGLLALIVVVAAVTLVVRGWDVRLVLLAAALIIASAAGAPWVVVSEFLATFSNEKFVVPICTAMGFAYVLKHTGCERHLILLLVNPLRYVRGLLVPGVIAVGFVVNIPLVSQTSTAVCLGAVVVPLMRAAGYSMATVGACLLLGASVGGELLNPGAPELLTVESVTKVRTTVQAGSYLPPLVFTQLAVSAGVLWAMSVWWERRSEGPAAAEPAAPPSPSPERISLLKASVPLVPLVLLFAAAPPFSAVEVPAVWVVGDAPGGARNPAYGSRLIGLAMLVGVLCAAAAAPGRSRDCVKEFFAGAGYGFTNIISLIVTANCFGKAIKAAGLADTLGVLIADAPHLMLPLAALVPLAFAAICGSGMASTQSLYEFFHGPAERLGLDPVAIGALVSLGSAAGRTMSPVAAVVLMCGTLTNTNPFTLVKRVAGPLLAGIVVVIALRLIGLLNPI encoded by the coding sequence ATGACCTTCGCCGGCCTCCTCGCGCTGATCGTGGTCGTTGCGGCCGTGACGCTGGTCGTTCGGGGCTGGGACGTGCGGCTGGTGCTGCTCGCTGCGGCTCTAATCATCGCAAGCGCTGCGGGCGCCCCGTGGGTGGTGGTCAGCGAATTCCTGGCGACATTCTCCAATGAAAAGTTCGTCGTCCCGATCTGCACCGCGATGGGGTTCGCTTACGTCCTCAAGCATACCGGGTGCGAACGGCACCTCATCTTGCTGCTCGTCAACCCGCTCCGATACGTGCGCGGGCTCCTCGTCCCCGGCGTGATCGCCGTCGGTTTCGTCGTCAACATCCCGCTCGTGAGCCAGACCAGCACCGCGGTGTGCCTGGGCGCGGTGGTCGTGCCGCTGATGCGGGCCGCCGGGTACTCGATGGCCACCGTCGGCGCGTGCCTGCTGCTCGGCGCTTCCGTGGGCGGGGAGTTGCTGAACCCCGGCGCCCCGGAGCTGCTGACCGTTGAGTCCGTGACCAAGGTCCGCACCACCGTTCAGGCCGGGAGTTATCTGCCGCCGCTGGTGTTCACACAGTTGGCAGTCTCAGCCGGCGTGCTGTGGGCCATGAGCGTGTGGTGGGAGCGCCGGAGTGAGGGGCCGGCGGCCGCCGAACCGGCCGCCCCCCCGTCTCCGTCCCCCGAGCGCATCAGCCTGTTGAAGGCGTCCGTACCACTGGTCCCGCTGGTGCTGCTGTTCGCCGCGGCGCCGCCGTTCAGCGCGGTCGAGGTCCCCGCGGTGTGGGTAGTCGGCGACGCTCCCGGCGGTGCCCGCAACCCGGCCTATGGCAGCCGGCTCATCGGGCTCGCGATGCTGGTCGGGGTGCTGTGCGCCGCGGCGGCTGCGCCGGGGCGGTCCCGCGACTGCGTGAAGGAGTTCTTCGCGGGGGCCGGGTACGGGTTCACGAACATCATCAGCCTCATCGTCACCGCGAACTGCTTCGGCAAGGCGATCAAGGCCGCGGGGTTGGCGGACACGCTCGGCGTCCTCATCGCGGACGCGCCCCACCTGATGCTCCCGCTGGCCGCACTTGTGCCGCTCGCGTTCGCCGCCATCTGCGGGTCCGGGATGGCGAGCACGCAGAGCCTCTACGAGTTCTTTCACGGGCCGGCTGAGCGGCTCGGGCTCGACCCCGTGGCCATCGGCGCCCTGGTCTCGCTGGGCAGCGCCGCGGGCCGGACCATGTCGCCGGTGGCGGCGGTGGTGCTGATGTGCGGCACGCTGACCAACACGAACCCGTTCACGCTCGTGAAGCGGGTCGCCGGGCCGCTGCTCGCCGGCATCGTTGTTGTGATCGCGTTGCGACTGATCGGCCTCCTGAACCCGATCTGA
- a CDS encoding nucleotidyl transferase AbiEii/AbiGii toxin family protein, translating into MSTRTAAPDPDDARHRVLEAVLLRLARRPDAGAFVLRGGMLMRHWFRPVPRPAADLDLVATIPFAVEAAAGRILPALSNDIGDGVGFDLEETRAEGMFLDTGSPGVRVRSVGVCDGGEVDFHIDVTFGPFPRPAPVLGDIPAASGAVARVWHCRPEAVVGQKVQALRHLGMRGWRQKDLNDLRLLLARGGMDEGDLRDAVAAYLGDLGATGADARALFGPSSWWGMKLSAARWLDFVREERGQRVPKDLAGVVAGVAARLTPVLEGLT; encoded by the coding sequence ATGAGCACAAGAACCGCCGCGCCCGATCCCGACGACGCCCGCCACCGGGTGCTCGAAGCGGTCCTGCTGCGCCTGGCCCGGCGGCCCGACGCGGGCGCGTTCGTGCTGCGCGGCGGTATGCTGATGCGGCACTGGTTCCGCCCGGTCCCGCGCCCGGCCGCCGATCTGGACCTCGTGGCGACGATTCCCTTCGCGGTTGAAGCGGCGGCGGGCCGCATCCTCCCGGCCCTTTCGAACGACATCGGTGACGGGGTGGGGTTCGACCTTGAGGAGACGCGCGCCGAAGGGATGTTTCTGGACACCGGCAGTCCCGGCGTGCGCGTGCGGTCGGTCGGCGTGTGTGACGGGGGCGAGGTCGATTTTCACATTGATGTCACCTTCGGCCCCTTCCCACGGCCCGCGCCGGTGCTGGGCGACATTCCGGCCGCGTCCGGTGCCGTCGCGCGGGTGTGGCACTGCCGGCCCGAGGCGGTCGTCGGGCAGAAGGTGCAGGCGCTGCGGCACCTGGGCATGCGGGGCTGGCGGCAAAAGGACCTCAACGACCTCCGCCTCCTCCTCGCCCGCGGCGGCATGGACGAGGGGGACCTGCGCGACGCGGTTGCGGCATACCTCGGGGACCTCGGCGCGACCGGGGCCGACGCGCGGGCGCTGTTCGGCCCCTCGTCGTGGTGGGGCATGAAACTGTCCGCCGCCCGCTGGCTGGATTTCGTGCGAGAGGAGCGGGGGCAGCGCGTGCCGAAAGACCTCGCGGGCGTCGTCGCCGGGGTCGCGGCCCGCCTGACCCCGGTACTGGAGGGCTTGACATGA